One stretch of Juglans microcarpa x Juglans regia isolate MS1-56 chromosome 3D, Jm3101_v1.0, whole genome shotgun sequence DNA includes these proteins:
- the LOC121254698 gene encoding E3 ubiquitin-protein ligase MPSR1-like: MASEPEVLDVSSVFDRLVRSRDHSLFIPLILGFTSPVRDSQAQELPDQESDDAPTTPRDRFILVNPFTQGMVVIEGSTSLENLLREAVVKDAQPPASKASIEAMPNVEVGEDVGECAICLDEWEVGGVAKEMPCNHRFHGNCIERWLGIHGSCPVCRYKMPVEEEEEVGKKRDEEGRESRRRIEREIWISFSLNSGRRSGDSTHSPTTTDSDDSSSSSRPDHGTEV; the protein is encoded by the coding sequence ATGGCTTCTGAGCCCGAGGTGTTGGATGTTTCTTCCGTGTTCGATAGGCTCGTGAGGAGCCGAGACCACTCTTTGTTTATACCCTTGATCCTGGGATTCACCAGCCCAGTAAGAGACTCACAAGCGCAGGAGCTCCCGGATCAAGAATCTGACGATGCACCCACAACTCCGCGCGACAGATTCATCCTCGTTAACCCCTTTACGCAAGGCATGGTGGTGATTGAAGGATCTACGAGCTTGGAGAACCTGCTGCGCGAAGCGGTTGTCAAGGATGCACAGCCACCGGCCTCGAAGGCTTCCATAGAGGCCATGCCGAACGTGGAGGTTGGTGAAGATGTTGGGGAGTGTGCGATATGCTTGGACGAGTGGGAGGTTGGTGGAGTGGCAAAAGAAATGCCCTGTAACCATAGATTCCACGGGAATTGCATAGAGAGGTGGCTGGGGATCCATGGGTCTTGCCCTGTTTGCAGGTATAAGATGCCtgttgaggaggaggaggaggtggggAAGAAGAGGGACGAGGAAGGGAGAGAAAGCAGGAGGAGGATCGAGAGGGAGATTTGGATCAGTTTCTCTTTGAATAGTGGTAGGAGAAGTGGGGATTCCACTCATTCTCCGACCACTACTGATTCCGACGATTCTTCCTCGAGTTCTAGACCTGATCATGGAACGGAGGTTTAG
- the LOC121254697 gene encoding myb family transcription factor PHL8-like, translating into MQNQNMNLVLSTDAKPRLKWTPELHQRFTEAVDQLGGADKATPKSLMRVMGIPGLTLYHLKSHLQKYRLGKSQLSESCTDNKEEDHREIKTNDGHLSRDVSDASKNQINENLQIAQALQLQMEVQRKLHEQIEVQRHLQLRIEAQGKYLQSVLKKAQETLSGYNSSPLGVELAKAELSQLVSMVNTGCPSSSVSELTETGDLSLKDVERKQVRGTICSMESSLTSSESSGRKEEKRPMKDSGDPQMSNTTALELSLMDLHPEDKPRSTDASNQGSGRKRSASAISDGICAEQPVSKRSPTLRDKSGNPPRKSGLLEKLDLNSHYQHDIESGPKAIDLNSKGIELCNGWNLDNTDRF; encoded by the exons ATGCAAAATCAGAACATGAATTTGGTTTTGTCCACTGATGCAAAGCCCAGGTTAAAATGGACTCCAGAACTTCATCAGAGATTTACGGAAGCAGTGGATCAACTTGGAGGGGCAGACA AGGCAACACCAAAGAGTCTGATGAGGGTGATGGGAATTCCTGGATTGACTTTGTACCACCTGAAGAGTCATTTACAG AAATATAGGCTGGGGAAAAGCCAGCTGTCAGAATCCTGCACTGACAATAAGGAAGAAG ATCACAGAGAGATTAAGACCAACGATGGGCATTTGAGTAGGGACgtcagtgatgcatccaaaaaCCAGATTAACGA AAACTTGCAGATTGCTCAGGCTCTCCAATTGCAAATGGAAGTACAAAGGAAGCTGCATGAGCAGATTGAG GTACAGAGACATCTGCAGCTGAGAATTGAAGCCCAAGGGAAGTATTTACAATCGGTACTGAAGAAAGCTCAGGAAACACTTTCTGGGTATAATTCTTCTCCTCTGGGAGTAGAACTTGCAAAAGCTGAACTCTCCCAGTTAGTCTCAATGGTCAACACTGGCTGCCCGAGCTCTTCGGTCTCAGAATTAACAGAAACAGGAGATCTGAGTCTAAAAGACGTGGAGAGGAAACAAGTTAGAGGCACGATATGCTCCATGGAAAGCTCCTTGACATCATCCGAAAGCTCGgggagaaaggaagagaagagacCGATGAAGGACAGTGGTGACCCCCAAATGTCTAATACAACTGCTCTGGAACTTTCGTTAATGGATCTTCACCCAGAAGACAAGCCAAGGAGCACTGATGCAAGCAATCAAGGAAGTGGGAGGAAGAGAAGCGCAAGTGCTATTTCTGATGGTATTTGCGCAGAACAACCAGTTTCAAAAAGATCACCAACGCTCAGAGACAAAAGTGGTAATCCACCGAGAAAATCTGGATTATTGGAGAAACTAGATCTCAACAGCCACTATCAGCATGATATTGAATCAGGTCCAAAAGCAATAGACTTGAACAGCAAGGGAATAGAATTATGCAACGGTTGGAATCTTGATAATACAGATCGGTTTTAG
- the LOC121254696 gene encoding (R)-mandelonitrile lyase-like — translation MELSRTTHGHGLLIASVFLLFNLSVASSPPQEKGLPYMTSDVKEVSGKHFDYIVVGGGTAGCSLAATLSERFSVLLVERGGSPYGNPLVLDKKYYGLALIQTDEYTSVAQSFISKDGIMNHRGRVLGGSSAINFGFYSRASENFIEKVGLDKELVRQAYEWVESRIVFKPELTMWQIVAEFGLLEAGILPYNGFSLEHIEGTKVGATVFDQFGTRHTSADLLKSGNPENITVLLNATVKNVIFHNENRNETRAYGIRFIESNGCTDQAHEAYIKQNNDSSSWGDVILSAGALGSPQILLLSGIGPNEHLRNFSIPLVLDLKGVGWAMKDNPGIALLVDNKPQKRLPDTPQVAGIADDFNIIVEAGIIPVSLNATRMTVAAKVAFPESKGKLELNGTDPRRNPSVQFNYLAKEKDLEECVKMSKLLERVAGSHSIAAFLEKENKNNLMSSEEELRKSCKKNVRTFYHFHGGCTVGSVVDKDYRVYGVQGLRVVDGSTFLESPGTNPMATLLMLGRYQGIRILKEREDACAFSTQKNR, via the exons ATGGAGCTTTCACGAACAACTCATGGCCACGGACTTCTCATAGCATCTGTGTTCTTACTATTTAACTTGTCCGTAGCTTCTTCACCGCCTCAAG AAAAAGGACTCCCCTACATGACTTCAGATGTCAAAGAAGTGTCAGGCAAACATTTTGATTACATTGTTGTTGGGGGAGGCACCGCTGGCTGCTCCCTAGCTGCGACCTTATCCGAGAGATTCTCCGTGCTATTGGTGGAACGAGGTGGCTCACCCTATGGAAATCCGTTGGTACTGGATAAGAAGTACTACGGGTTGGCGTTGATCCAAACCGATGAGTACACATCGGTAGCGCAAAGCTTcatctccaaggatgggattaTGAATCACAGAGGAAGAGTTCTTGGAGGATCATCGGCTATAAATTTTGGGTTTTATAGTAGAGCAAGTGAGAATTTTATCGAAAAAGTGGGGTTGGATAAGGAACTAGTAAGACAAGCTTATGAATGGGTGGAATCTAGAATTGTATTTAAACCTGAGTTGACCATGTGGCAGATTGTTGCTGAGTTTGGCCTTCTTGAAGCAGGAATTCTACCTTACAATGGTTTTAGTTTGGAACATATCGAAGGAACAAAGGTGGGTGCGACCGTCTTTGATCAATTTGGAACAAGACACACCTCAGCTGATCTTCTGAAGTCAGGAAATCCCGAAAATATAACAGTTCTTTTGAATGCAACTGTAAAGAATGTCATCTTCCATAATG AAAATAGGAACGAAACCAGAGCATATGGTATAAGGTTCATCGAGAGTAACGGCTGTACTGATCAAGCCCACGAAGCttatatcaaacaaaataatgatTCCAGTTCATGGGGAGATGTAATATTATCAGCAGGGGCTTTAGGCAGCCCCCAAATTTTATTACTAAGTGGGATTGGACCTAATGAACACCTGAGGAACTTTAGCATCCCACTTGTGCTGGACTTGAAAGGGGTCGGATGGGCAATGAAAGACAACCCTGGCATCGCCCTCTTGGTGGACAATAAGCCACAAAAGAGGCTACCAGACACCCCCCAAGTTGCAGGTATAGCAGATGACTTTAACATCATAGTTGAAGCAGGAATCATACCTGTAAGTTTGAATGCAACGAGAATGACAGTTGCTGCCAAAGTGGCATTCCCAGAATCAAAAGGTAAGCTCGAATTAAATGGAACAGACCCCAGGAGAAACCCTTCAGTTCAATTCAACTATCTAGCGAAGGAAAAGGACTTGGAGGAATGTGTAAAGATGAGCAAACTGCTTGAGCGAGTTGCTGGGTCTCACTCAATCGCCGCGTTCCTGGAGAAGGAGAACAAAAATAACCTCATGTCTAGTGAGGAGGAGCTGAGAAAATCTTGCAAGAAAAATGTGAGGACCTTTTATCACTTTCATGGCGGTTGTACAGTTGGGTCGGTTGTGGACAAGGATTACAGGGTTTATGGGGTCCAGGGATTGAGAGTAGTGGACGGCTCAACATTCCTGGAATCGCCAGGAACAAATCCAATGGCCACACTCTTAATGCTAGGAAGATACCAAGGGATCAGGATTCTCAAAGAAAGAGAAGATGCTTGTGCATTTAGTACCCAGAAAAACAGATAG